A window of Deinococcus radiotolerans contains these coding sequences:
- a CDS encoding cytochrome P450 — protein sequence MRALSTLPEPPTRPGNGHLQDWALRPLPLIEEGAARARAAGGDVFRLRLGLPAVVGVGAAWNRAVLTDLGTFRSAGSLSRIVPYLSGGVILSDAPGHAGRRSLMNPGFGRAHLLALQARTRAALPGVPDRAFDALAWADGAVLRLLNAAYFSGEFDEGLLHAFLAPLRRPFPVPAIPRPLLFARVDAEVRRLAHARLRERGHDDLLAVLAPLPGGLEETRVSLAAAHDTTTHALAYAMWFLARHPQWHAPEHHSAVLKEVLRLFPPGWMGSRRLSRDLDWGGVRLPRGALALYSPYLSGRDPAVWGHPAEFDPGRWAAKPPAWAYLPFGGGERLCLGMHLAQLLIQDALGALPPLRAVRGDAAPLPGLTLGPRGPLVVTARP from the coding sequence ATTCGGGCTCTGAGCACGCTGCCCGAGCCGCCGACCCGTCCGGGGAACGGGCACCTGCAGGACTGGGCGCTGCGACCGCTGCCGCTGATCGAGGAGGGCGCGGCGCGGGCGCGCGCGGCGGGTGGGGACGTGTTCCGGTTGCGGCTGGGCCTCCCGGCGGTGGTGGGGGTGGGAGCGGCGTGGAACCGGGCGGTGCTGACGGATCTGGGGACGTTCCGGAGTGCGGGGAGCCTGTCGCGGATCGTGCCGTACCTGTCGGGCGGGGTGATCCTGTCGGACGCGCCGGGGCACGCGGGGCGGCGCTCGCTGATGAATCCGGGCTTCGGGCGGGCGCACCTGCTGGCCTTGCAGGCGCGGACGCGGGCGGCGCTGCCGGGGGTGCCGGACAGGGCGTTCGATGCGCTGGCCTGGGCGGATGGCGCGGTGCTGCGGCTGCTGAACGCCGCGTATTTCAGCGGGGAGTTCGATGAGGGGCTGCTGCACGCGTTCCTGGCGCCGCTGCGCCGCCCGTTCCCGGTCCCGGCGATTCCGCGTCCGCTGCTGTTCGCGCGGGTGGACGCGGAGGTGCGCCGCCTCGCGCACGCGCGGCTGAGGGAGCGCGGGCACGACGACCTGCTGGCGGTGCTGGCCCCACTGCCCGGGGGACTGGAGGAGACGCGGGTGTCGCTGGCCGCCGCGCACGATACGACCACGCACGCGCTGGCGTACGCCATGTGGTTCCTGGCGCGGCACCCGCAGTGGCACGCGCCCGAACATCATTCGGCGGTGCTGAAGGAGGTGCTGCGCCTGTTCCCGCCGGGCTGGATGGGCAGCCGCCGCCTGAGCCGGGATCTGGACTGGGGGGGCGTACGGCTGCCGCGTGGGGCGCTGGCGCTGTACTCCCCGTATCTGTCGGGGCGGGACCCGGCGGTGTGGGGCCATCCCGCCGAGTTCGATCCGGGCCGCTGGGCGGCGAAACCCCCGGCGTGGGCGTACCTGCCGTTCGGGGGGGGCGAGCGGCTGTGTTTGGGCATGCACCTGGCGCAGCTGCTCATTCAGGACGCGCTGGGGGCCCTGCCGCCGCTGCGGGCGGTGCGGGGTGACGCGGCGCCGCTGCCGGGCCTGACCCTAGGCCCGCGCGGGCCGCTGGTGGTGACGGCCCGGCCGTGA